In the genome of Crassostrea angulata isolate pt1a10 chromosome 6, ASM2561291v2, whole genome shotgun sequence, the window TGGTTGCGTCGTGAGTCACGAGTTCGTCCACCAATGGCAGCACAATTACCTGGACACCCATCAAGCCTCCGTGCACGTGTTCGAACATTTCGACATGAACAGAAATGGCGCCATCTGTCATGATGATATTGCAGCCCTCTTTACTGCTACAGACCATACCAGTAAGTTGATTTTCTTTAACAAGATGGTTgctatttaatttgttaaatgatatcACAGAATATCTGTCGCCAAAAAGGGAACGTTGGATTAAGATTTTAACAATGCATATTATGTACATTTAGTTTCCAATTACAGATATGGCATATCTCAAAATCTAAATCTTACAATCTGGCACTTTTTCATGGTTAATCTcatgtaaaaattatttctataagATGTGGAATATTGAATCCAATATAGGGTTTTCAAGAATGATAATTTACAATTACctcattgctgtttatttcagAGGATAACCTCTTGGAGAAAGACGAATTTGATAATTTGTTGCTCTTTGTAAGTATAAATCATCTAGACTATAAATTAATATAGAACACAACAAAaagatataatgtatatattatcaaatatttatttaattgtttcagATATATGGACAAATGCCACTTCCATAGGAACATTTTATgacattttgtaataaataatcATTATGGCATAACATTGTATTAaactattttaatcatttatcgataattattcatttatgaCTTCAAGTGCCAATTTGGTTACACCTACACATTATAACTGCAATATGTTATACTGTACTGTACACATCTTCCCTCACACGTGACAAATAACAGCCTGGTTAATTTGTTCTGTTTCACCTCAAAATAACTTAACAATAGATATGTTTTGAATTCAATTATTATACAGTAAACATAGGGTTAAATCCTATAACTTATACGTTTTTGTATAcgattattgaaaaaataattgaagaGCATTATCCTAAGTTACTTCAACTTCTATTCAATATAGAAACTGAACCGTATTCAA includes:
- the LOC128189407 gene encoding uncharacterized protein LOC128189407; translation: MKGLLLLAISCFVGIQCNSPHGGNPHGGQLLIWELTDKLWTLGDLDHNGFLTLAELEKEFITNFDHDGSGCVVSHEFVHQWQHNYLDTHQASVHVFEHFDMNRNGAICHDDIAALFTATDHTKDNLLEKDEFDNLLLFIYGQMPLP